Proteins encoded within one genomic window of Apis mellifera strain DH4 linkage group LG1, Amel_HAv3.1, whole genome shotgun sequence:
- the LOC726722 gene encoding uncharacterized protein LOC726722, which translates to MILPKDLILLSSLIFLRVSAAFKISTRSPWINITPKPVYARALGPISEMDTITVPYISKSPFFPKFVDPKIMISKKTDLLTNLFGNLGSAYPMSFKSFIPYAISGSSIYSTVDKSQLLGKNNVDDDTHLYKRGIFNPFNSKSFDPMNSKFESISQFSNLNTLPDYSMKNDFSHKKRSIDKSSVANLKSIMNNNKSETKGLGFPSLSPTLAPIFEEPEEDINIKKIESATVPKQYLSEMFEPYDLIGPMVDPSMFIIKKSAFLDNLFKNIAITPSLTSTEAPTTKNTIVPSDFWLPSGIPNPIVYNEKVTEFLNKLFENLKLNKTMTFNDDNMNVKNVARSIISDKDNTQVKIARSVEDLSSINAAKDSIVNSILSELSDLKSNMITTMNDLISYEKSITSPTKSFKSFDPSSWSKSLINGVFPFQQKMAILSQVFDMLTNLQKNITLEIQNVIKTKIISPERFFNANYPIINDVFSSSMPINMSLLDAIKYKLDTLDYGMPVSYIPSFDKFGSKMVRTLLKNSPFWISYPKNIANIKQEIKSESLMNEKNNFNQKQTRSVKMQIHQGYQSLPIDSIESVQTDGQSTSEHQGEEIKLFDINNYEDIDKWVNWMKYLKNKYRRYQHHNHY; encoded by the exons ATGATTTTGCCAAAAGATCTGatacttctttcttctttgatatttttaagagTTAGTGcagcttttaaaatttctacaagATCACCATGGATAAACATAACTCCAAAACCtg TTTATGCAAGAGCTCTTGGACCAATATCAGAAATGGATACTATAACAGTAccttatatatcaaaatctcctttttttccaaaatttgttgatcctaaaataatgatttcaaaGAAGACAGATTTATTGACCAATTTATTTGGTAATTTAGGATCTGCTTATCCTATgagttttaaatcatttataccaTATGCTATAAGTGGATCATCTATATATAGTACAGTTGATAAATCACAATTATTAGGTAAAAATAATGTAGATGATGATACTCATTTATATAAACGtggaatttttaatccttttaattctaaatctttTGATCCTATGAATTCTAAGTTTGAATCTATAtctcaattttcaaacttaaatACTTTACCTGACTACAGTATGAAGAATGACTTttcacataaaaaaagaagtatagATAAGTCTTCTGTAGCAAATCTTAAatcaattatgaataataataaatcagagACAAAAGGTTTGGGATTTCCATCTCTTTCTCCCACTCTTGCTCCAATTTTTGAAGAACCAGAAGaagatataaacataaaaaagatagaaagtgCAACAGTaccaaaacaatatttatcagaAATGTTTGAACCATATGATTTAATTGGTCCTATGGTAGATCCAtctatgtttataataaaaaaatctgctttcttagataatttgtttaaaaatattgctattACACCATCACTAACTTCAACCGAAGCTCCAACAACAAAAAATACTATTGTACCTTCAGATTTTTGGCTACCATCAGGAATACCAAATCCAATAGTGTATAATGAAAAAGTAACAGAATTTCTAAAtaagttatttgaaaatttaaaactaaataaaactatgacatttaatgatgataatatgaATGTTAAAAATGTGGCAAGATCTATTATATCTGATAAAGATAATACACAAGTAAAAATAGCAAGATCTGTTGAAGATTTGTCATCGATTAATGCAGCTAAAGATTCTATTGTTAATAGCATATTATCTGAATTGAgtgatttaaaaagtaatatgaTAACAACaatgaatgatttaatttcttatgaaAAATCTATAACATCACCAACAAAATCCTTCAAATCATTTGATCCTAGTTCATGgtcaaaatcattaattaatggaGTATTTCCTTTCCAGCAAAAAATGGCTATTTTGAGTCAAGTATTTGATATGCtaacaaatttacaaaaaaatattactttggaaattcaaaatgtaataaaaactaaaatcatATCTcctgaaagattttttaatgctAATTATCCAATAATTAATGATGTTTTTTCTAGTAGTATGCCTATTAATATGAGTTTATTGGAtgctattaaatataaattagatacatTAGATTATGGCATGCCTGTTTCATATATTCCaagttttgataaatttggatCAAAAATGGTTCgaacattgttaaaaaattcaccATTTTGGATTTCTTATCCTAAAAATAtagcaaatataaaacaagaaattaaaagtgaatctttaatgaacgaaaaaaataatttcaatcaaaaacaAACACGTTCAGTTAAGATGCAAATACACCAAGGATATCAAAGTTTGCCAATTGATTCTATAGAATCAGTACAAACAGATGGACAATCTACATCTGAACATCAAGGCgaagaaatcaaattattt gatatcaataattatgagGACATAGATAAATGGGTCAACTGGAtgaaatatctgaaaaataaatatcgaagataTCAACatcataatcattattaa